One genomic segment of Catalinimonas alkaloidigena includes these proteins:
- a CDS encoding class I SAM-dependent methyltransferase has product MSTEIEQKKFDLVTQDLRQWQGREEWFFNREHTDTYELWYEGRYKRAEIWQKKVIGQLIKKDERVKTLLEFGCGTTRFTRWWHEIDIEASGGDISPFMLGQGTHLFNGDLVLADSHHMPFKDHTFDVLAFITTFEYYKDPVKVIREAVRVGKYGIVFGMMNRNSPKVARRRIQEMFGKNPFYVTATFYTPKKLIATIEEALAGRDYTIEWTTTGLPKWFPVQQWGLPYGDFFGLHVRLNDVE; this is encoded by the coding sequence ATGAGCACAGAGATAGAACAGAAGAAATTTGACCTTGTTACCCAGGACCTGCGGCAGTGGCAGGGACGAGAAGAGTGGTTTTTTAACCGCGAACATACCGACACCTACGAACTTTGGTACGAGGGGCGCTACAAGCGTGCTGAGATCTGGCAGAAGAAAGTCATCGGGCAACTCATTAAAAAAGATGAGCGGGTCAAAACCCTGCTGGAATTTGGCTGCGGTACTACCCGCTTTACCCGCTGGTGGCATGAGATCGATATAGAAGCCAGTGGTGGCGATATCTCACCATTTATGCTGGGGCAAGGCACCCACCTCTTTAATGGAGACCTGGTGCTGGCCGATTCTCATCACATGCCTTTTAAGGATCATACCTTTGACGTCCTGGCGTTTATCACCACTTTTGAATACTACAAAGATCCGGTAAAGGTCATCCGTGAAGCGGTAAGGGTAGGGAAATATGGCATCGTATTCGGCATGATGAACCGAAACTCACCCAAAGTAGCCAGAAGAAGGATACAGGAGATGTTTGGTAAAAACCCATTCTATGTTACCGCTACTTTCTATACGCCTAAAAAGTTGATAGCAACTATTGAAGAGGCCTTGGCAGGCAGAGATTATACTATTGAATGGACAACCACCGGTCTGCCCAAGTGGTTTCCTGTACAGCAATGGGGCTTACCTTATGGCGATTTCTTTGGCTTGCATGTACGCCTAAACGATGTGGAATGA
- a CDS encoding AIR synthase-related protein, whose amino-acid sequence MSAFEDHSGKINSASFKEILLPQSGYARKEVLVGPKYGVDTSVIDLGNGLGMAVSSDPLSLIPSLGLKASAWLSVHLLANDMATTGLPPMYAQFVLNLPTSLSQQAFQEYWKHIHAFCEQIGVNITGGHTGQIEGQNSTISGGGTMFLTAPLDKIISSHQAEPGDVIVVTKETALTSSAILAMSFPETVINKLGKEVYEAACENFYRTSSLSDALVAVEVLQPNIELKAMHDVTEGGVVGAICEMAAASDCGFELHNEELPVGEAPYRITQLFEIDHRYCVGAGAMIMAVKKGKEQALVDHLASKSIRASIVGEMTASQQGFKMIENDEAQSIAFDGNDPYWGAFFKALKNGLR is encoded by the coding sequence ATGAGTGCTTTTGAAGACCATTCCGGCAAAATCAACAGTGCTTCTTTCAAAGAAATACTGCTGCCTCAAAGTGGTTATGCACGAAAAGAAGTGCTGGTCGGGCCCAAATACGGAGTAGACACCTCAGTCATTGATCTGGGTAATGGCTTAGGTATGGCAGTATCCAGCGATCCACTTTCGCTTATCCCATCTCTGGGACTGAAAGCATCTGCCTGGCTGTCGGTACACCTGCTGGCCAATGACATGGCGACTACCGGCTTACCTCCCATGTATGCCCAGTTTGTACTCAACCTGCCCACCAGCCTTTCACAGCAAGCATTTCAGGAATACTGGAAACATATTCATGCCTTTTGTGAGCAGATCGGTGTCAACATCACCGGAGGACATACCGGGCAGATAGAAGGGCAGAACTCCACCATTTCGGGGGGAGGGACCATGTTTCTGACGGCTCCACTGGACAAAATCATCAGCAGCCATCAGGCTGAGCCGGGAGATGTGATCGTTGTAACCAAAGAAACGGCCCTGACGTCCTCAGCCATACTGGCGATGAGCTTTCCGGAGACTGTGATAAACAAATTGGGGAAAGAAGTGTATGAAGCCGCCTGCGAGAATTTCTACCGGACCTCTTCTTTGTCTGATGCGCTGGTAGCGGTGGAGGTACTACAGCCCAATATCGAGCTAAAAGCTATGCATGATGTAACCGAAGGAGGGGTGGTAGGAGCGATTTGTGAAATGGCTGCTGCTTCAGACTGCGGGTTTGAACTGCACAATGAAGAACTGCCGGTAGGTGAAGCACCTTACCGGATCACACAGCTCTTTGAGATTGACCATCGCTATTGTGTAGGTGCCGGCGCAATGATCATGGCCGTAAAAAAAGGTAAGGAACAGGCTTTGGTGGATCATCTGGCGTCCAAATCTATACGGGCCAGCATTGTTGGAGAGATGACTGCTTCGCAACAGGGCTTTAAAATGATTGAAAATGATGAAGCACAAAGCATTGCCTTTGACGGAAACGATCCCTACTGGGGAGCATTCTTTAAAGCATTGAAAAACGGGCTGAGATAG
- a CDS encoding thiamine phosphate synthase: protein MDKKIKGGVYLVIDPVMDEQVLLEKVTQALEGGVQVLQIWNHWPEHFALADKQALVEAILKVSRQYHVPTLINEAWELLQHTALDGVHFDSIPEDYENIKKEVGRLFVSGITCSNDLAVITWAEKHKLDYVSFCSMFPSSSVDSCEIVRPETVKSARAITQMPIFLSGGITTGNLATLEALDFNGVAVISGILSADSPKASAASYQNALQTIK, encoded by the coding sequence ATGGATAAAAAAATAAAAGGAGGGGTATACCTGGTCATTGATCCAGTAATGGATGAGCAGGTACTGTTAGAAAAAGTAACGCAGGCTTTAGAAGGAGGTGTGCAGGTATTACAAATCTGGAACCACTGGCCCGAGCACTTTGCATTAGCAGACAAGCAGGCATTGGTAGAAGCGATTCTAAAAGTCAGCCGTCAATACCATGTGCCTACTTTGATCAATGAAGCGTGGGAATTGCTTCAGCATACTGCTTTAGATGGCGTACACTTTGACAGTATTCCTGAAGATTATGAAAATATCAAAAAGGAAGTAGGGAGGTTATTCGTTAGTGGAATTACCTGTAGCAATGACCTGGCAGTGATTACGTGGGCAGAAAAACACAAGCTGGATTATGTCTCATTCTGCTCCATGTTCCCTTCCAGTTCGGTAGATAGCTGCGAGATTGTAAGACCGGAAACGGTCAAAAGTGCCAGAGCTATTACGCAGATGCCAATCTTTCTTTCGGGAGGGATTACTACAGGAAATCTGGCGACTTTAGAAGCACTGGATTTCAATGGAGTGGCCGTGATATCGGGTATTCTAAGTGCTGACTCTCCCAAAGCTTCGGCTGCTTCTTACCAAAACGCATTACAAACGATTAAATAA
- a CDS encoding Trm112 family protein, which translates to MHTSLMKKLCCPMDKADLNLQIFLKDENGEVIEGLLTCPDCQRYYPIVYGIPIMTPDEYREKSLEAPILEKWGLQLEEGSTKMLLLKK; encoded by the coding sequence ATGCATACATCATTGATGAAGAAACTTTGCTGCCCAATGGATAAGGCAGACCTTAACCTTCAGATTTTTCTGAAAGATGAAAATGGAGAAGTTATTGAAGGGCTGCTGACTTGCCCGGATTGCCAAAGATATTATCCTATCGTATACGGGATTCCTATTATGACACCGGATGAATACCGGGAAAAATCGCTGGAAGCACCCATACTGGAAAAGTGGGGACTCCAACTGGAAGAAGGCAG